A stretch of DNA from Candidatus Bathyarchaeota archaeon:
GAATTCATCGGTTTAAATGAAACCGCAAACAGATTAGACATCGGTCTGCATGACAGAACCAAAGAAAACGAAATTAAAGAATTTCTTAAAAATGAATTCAATGACTTTGACGCTAGATGCCTCACATTTAATGGGTCACTCGGAATTAAACTAACAAGCTGATACGGCAAGTGATGTGCAGAAAAATGGTGAAACATAAGGCACATATGAAAATAGTTGCAGGGGCTTGTTTCATTGTCATTTTTACTATCATATCTGCTTTAATATTATGTCAAGAAACACCTTTGAACGAAAAAGATTTTCTTTTGGAGGTAGATTTGAATAAAACCGTTTTTAATGTGGGCGAAAAAATATCGTTTAACGCAACAATAATTAATAAAAGTGGTAAAGACGTCGATATGTTATCCAACGGAGAACAGCCTTGGGTAATTTTTCACAATGTCAATGATAACACTAATCACGGTGAAATATCAGTAGGAGTTAACCAAATTTTCAAAGCGAACGAAAAAATAACCCGAGTTTATGAATACGAAACCATTGAGGCAGGCACATACATCTTGGATGCACGTTACAGCATTATCGTCGATGACATTGTGATTAAAAATAAACTAGATAACATTATCATTGAAGTAAGATAGAAGGGTCTCAACTCCACCTGAACATTTTCTGTTATTGAATTTAGAAGTTCATTTTTCGTTTTAGCAACAAATACAACAGCAAAGGTCCACCCAGAAACGCAGTTAAAGCCCCTACGGGCAACATGACGGGTGCGATGATTCTTCGGGCGATTAAGTCTGCAACTAGTAACAGGTTTGCTCCAAAAAGGCTCGAAGCTACGATTAGAAATCTTTCGTCTGCACCTATAATGGCTCGGCAGATATGGGGCGCAAGTAGACCTACGAAACCGATGGCTCCTGTGAAGCTTACTACAGTTGCAGTAGAAACACAAGCAGTAATTAATATTATTTTTCGTACACGGTTTACTTCAACACCTAAGCTTTTTGCGCTGTCATCTCCCATTTTCATAAGATTAAGATCCCACGACAGTTTAATGTTGATTGCAAAACACGCAAGAAATACAACGAGTAAGTAAGGGAGTTGCCACCATGCAGCGCGAGAAAGGTCGCCTACTAGCCAGAATACTGCTTCTGTAACTGCGCTTGCTTCGCCAAAATACTGAAGTAACGTGTTGCCTGCAGAAAAAATGTACATTATTGCTACCCCAGAAAGAATTATTGTTGCTGGTTCTGCCCCCCTGCGTTTGACCATCAATAGAATTACTGCTGCAGGAATCAAGGAGAAAATGAAAGCGTTGCCTACAATCATTAAATGTTTTCCCAATATGCCGTGACCCAAGATTATGCCAATAGATGCCCCTAAACCAGCTCCTGCTGAAACCCCCAAGGTGTATGGAGTTGCAAGAGGATTTCGCAGTATGGCTTGTGTGGTTGATCCAGACATGGCAAATATTGCTCCAGCTAAAATTGTTACTAATATTCGAGGCAGTCTTAGGTGCCATACAACGGTGTCGGCTAATGTGCTTACAGTGAGCCAGTCAGGGAAAAGCCTGCTAAAAACTGCAGAGTAAGCTTCAGTGAAAGATATAGAAGCAGACCCCAAAGCAAGAGAAACCCCAGCCACGATGAATAATAAAATTATGCAAACGACCAAAAATCCAACGCGTTTAGCAAGAAGTTTTTTGTATTTTTTCTTTTCTGTTTCCGCGTCAGAAACCGGTGAATTAGATATTGCTATTCTGTTTTTGTCCACCATATAACTGCGGCCTTCTTTTGTTGCTTTAACAAAAGGTTTCCATTTTCTATTGTCAGTATTTTTCTAAGATAAGACTTCAGGTCTTCTTCATGGTTCGTTGCTATTCTGTAAGTTTCCATGAAACGAGCTACTGCGGCGTTCAAGTCAGTAAAGTATTGTTTGGATTCAAAATTCCAAACTTCAACATTTGCTAGTATTCCAAGTTCATGCAAAATGTTATAGATGTAAATATAATCGCCACATGTGAAAGGCAGTGGTTCTCCAGAGATAATTTTTTGCAGTTCTTCACTTATCCATCGAGATGCAGAAGAAAACAGGTATACGTTTTTTGTTGCCAGTGAGTCTAGTTTTTGTAATGTTTTTGAGAGGTTGCTCATGAATAACGAAAACGACGCGACAACAACATCGTGAGGAAAAAGGTTTTCATTAACTGTTATTTGTTCACATGAAATGTTAAGTGGAACTATATTTTGGATGTTTGCTTTTTCAGCGTTTGACTTCAACAAAGAAAGCATACTTGTCGAAGGCTCAACTGCTGTAACCTGTTTGACTTGTTTAGCCAGGGGAATAGTTAATCGTCCAGTTCCTGCCCCGATGTCAATCACGGTGTATTCCGGTCGCAGGTTTATTCTATCTAGTTGACTTTTGGTCAGGTCTTGCATTTGAATGGTCTTTTGGTTGAAACTTACTGCACATTTGTCCCAGTAACTTGTTTGACAAAGTTTAATCCGGTAAGTGCTAAGGAGTTTGGTTTTCCAAAGTTCATCCCAATTAATTACTGCCATCAATCAACCCTTCGAGTGTTAATTTGTAATTTTTTTCAAGAAAAAAGAAAAAGGAGAATCAGTTTATTCTCCAACGTTGTTTGGAATTCCCATTAAATTTCCGTTGATGTTTATTGCAGGATACAAAAAGACTCCGTGTTCATCTAGGCTGTAGTCTAGTCCCATGAATTTTGTTACGTATTCTTGGTGAATTGCTTCGGGATCTAAGTCGGAAAATGTTTCAGGGTGCAAGATTTTTGCCAAGTAAACTGCGCCAAGGGTTCCGCCCATTGCGTTGTTTCGGAAGTCTCCTGCCAGTATGTAGACGTTATCATTCTTTACTGCGTCCAAGTTAGCAAACGCAGGTTGGGACAAGTATTCTGTTAAACAGGTCAGTATGCTGGTTGGGTCATCAACATTATAACCATGAGCCGGGTCGGCCCTCATTATTCCGCTGTAGGTGTATCGAACTGTGTGCAGGAAAATGTATTCGGGGTTTTGTTCGATTATCCATTCGGCATCAACTGAAACTGAAGAAGAATTAAAGTAACCAGAAATGGAGTGCCCAATGTTTGCTCCTCCTGCGAGAATGCACACTTGACCAAGGGTGTCGTGGGTTGCATATGATTTTACGGTTGCAGATTCAGTGTAAGGATAGTTTGTTATGAAAACTGAAGGTTTTTCGCTTTCTGCAAGATTGCCCGTCACTGAACTAAGGGTATCAGTCAAGTTAAGAATCCATGTAACGTATTCTCTTGATTCGGTTACCCGGTCAAAGATGTATCCAGCTTTTAGTATGCCTTGAACAAAACTTGAATCTTCGGGGGCAATTACATTTGGATAATACAAGCCCAGATAGACCACATCAACTCCAGGGAGTTTTTCTGCTTTTTCTGCTGTTGATGCACTGAAGGTTAGTACTACATCGGGGTCTAGGTCAAGAACTGCTTCATAGTCTGGGGTGTACATTTGACCTATAGATACGATGTCGTTGTTATCGGGGAAGTAGAAAGATTTGAGTTGGTCAACTGCGTAATCAATTCCAACAACACTGTCTTGGAGGTCAAGTATTCGTACTAGTTCGACACTGCTGAGGTACTCAACTATTATGCGTTTAACGGGAAGGAAAACCGTCAAAAGTTCACCATTACCATCTAACAGGTTAATGTATGTAGCTTGCCCGCTTATGATTGCGTTTACTTGATCGATATCAGTTTGGTCGATAACGCCATCACCGTTGGCGTCTGCAAACTGAGTTACATCGGCGTTGCCTGCAATTATATCTTGCAAGTAAACTACGTCGTTAGAATCAATTATGTCATCCATGTTGGCGTTTCCAAAAACTTCAAGAGTTAACTTCATGTCCGAGCTGGTTGCAGGTTGCTGGTTTTGTGGATTCTCATTTTCGGATGTTTCTGTTCCTCCATTGAACCAATTTAAGCTGTAAGCTATTACTAGTATTGAACTAAAAATTAACAGTGAAAGAAGTATTGTTACGGTAACACGTTTATCCATTTTATTCACACCGTATTACTGATTCACAGAAAGGTAACACTTATAGTTTTCGTTTGTATACTAAACATGCGTGACAGAAATGAAACTGACAGTAAACGATGTTTCCTTCAAATATAACAGCGCATTATCCCTTGACCAAGTGTCTTTGGAGCTCCACGAGTCAGAAACCCTAGGAATAATCGGCCCCAACGGTTCAGGAAAAACTACTCTCCTAAAATGCATAAACAAGATACTCACCCCCAAAGGCGGAAACATCCTTCTTGATGGAGAAAACGTACATAAAATGAGTCGAATGGAAATTGCCAAACATATAGGATATGTTCCACAGAGTTCAAGCAGTGCCCAAGCGTTAACAGTTTTTGAAGTAGTCTTAATGGGCAGACGCCCTCACATCGGATGGCAAAGCAGCGACAAAGACATCCAAAAAACATGGGAAGTGTTGGGGTTACTCAAAATTGAGCAGCTAGCAATGCGCAGTTTTAACGAACTCAGCGGAGGCGAACAACAACGGGTAATCCTAGCACGGTCCTTAGCCCAAGAGGCAAAAGTTCTACTGTTAGACGAGCCCACAAGCAATCTGGACATACGGCACCAACTTGAAGTAATGGAACTGTCACGGGAACTAGTTGCAAAACAAAAACTCGCAGTGGTAGTTGCAATTCATGACTTGAACCTCGCATCCCGTTATTGTGAAAAAATAGTTATGATGAAAACAGGAAAAATCTTCGCTGCAGGAAGCTCAACCAGTGTTTTAACTGCAGAAAACATACAATCTGTCTACGGAGTTGAAGTAGCAATAAACTATTACAACAAAATCCCAAACATTATCCCAATCAAAGCATTAACAACAATAAACTAAGTTTAGATTATACATTTTTAACGCTAAAATTAATTTCTACTGATGTTAATTTCATTTTTAGCATTCATAAGAATTTTTAATATATTACACCCAGATATTTCTAATTAAATCTTCATTCAGGGTGAAGAATATTTGGAATTAATGAAGGATAGTTTTCCTGGATGCCCTATTTGCAAGTCCACAAAAGGTTACAGCGGCTCGGGAATTTTAAATAAATATACACAATGTCTGAACTGTAACTCAAAATGGAAACTAAACATAAGCCATGGACTAATTTTTGAACTTATGTTACATGAACTCCCAAAAGACGGAAGTGCATTAAATACAATTAAAAGCGAGACATTATCTGGTCATCCATTATATTCTGCATTGGGACAAACGTATCGGGTTAATTTTTGGAAAGAATTAGAACTTGAAAACAAAATAAATTGAAGTTTTCTGGCTGAAAGTGTAACTACAGACGTGTCAGCTGCTGTAATTTTGGATTCTGATGAAGAACTTTTGCACCAATGGTCAGGGTTCAGAGAAATTCTTGAAAATCGAGTAGTAAACGGCAACAACAAAAACATAGTAATACCTGAATCAGGGGTCTTTTTGTTATCAAATCAAAAACTGTATTGGATACAAGTACGTGAAAGTGGTATCTTCAAGAAAACAAAGACACATCTAGTTGTTTATGACTTGAATCTGGAAAAGATTAAAGGAATTTCTGGAGAAACAGGAGACAGCAAAACATGGGTTATGAGCCTTTCAATTCCTAAAACATTCTCTGTTGTAGACGAAAAATGTGAAACAAGGTTTAGACTACAATTTGCATTATTAGAAACCTTTAAACCCATTATCGAAATGGCTGCAAAAATCAGAAAAACACAAATCAAAAAGGAAAAGAAAAAAGAACGATTACATTTCATGTTAGATTTCACATTCTTAAAAAAAATACATGGAAAACGGCGGATTAGTCATGAATGTACTAAAATGCCCACATTGCAATGGAAAAGTCACTTTTCCTGAAGACGGAACTCGAATAAAATGCACATATTGTGGGAATGAAATATTAGCTCAAGATATATTTGAAAAAGTCAAAAGCATTATTGAATGAATTTAAAATTTAAAAAATCAAAATTGATAGAAATCATAAGAGTTAAACTTTTAATTTTATGATGCATAATAACTAAATGGAGTTAATAATGAAACAGTTTCTAATTACACCCGTTGCCGGAAAACGATTAATTGCTAAAGCCTTAGCAAAAAATCCAACAATCTTGACTGCCCTTAAGAAGGGGACACTTGTCATAGTTGCTGGAACCACAAACGGATACGTCGCTGAAGAAATTATTAAATATCTAGATTTTAAAGGCTTTTCCAAAACAAACTTTTTCCGAGGAATTACTCTGCCACCAGGGGGTGCAGTGACAACAGAGGGCAGATTGGTTGATGAGAGCAAGTTTCCAGGCGATGTAATTATAACTGATGGCGTATGGCAAAAAGGAAAAACCATCGAAGATGTAGCAGACGCCCTAAAAGAGGGCGACGTGATTTTAAAAGGGGCAAACGCACTGAACATGAATCAAAAACAAGCAGCCGTACTGATTGGACACCCAAAAGCAGGAACCATTGCCTTGATTATGCAAGCTGTGGCAGGTCGCCGCGTGAAATTGATAGTCCCAGTTGGACTAGAAAAACGAGTTAACAATGATCTGTACACCTTAACTGAAAAACTAAATTCACCAGATGCAAATGGTTATCGCATGGTTCTTGTTCCAGGTCAATTGTTCACCGAAATCGAAGCAATACAACAATTGACAGGCGCCAACGCAGAACTGATTGCAGCAGGAGGCGTTTACGGAGCAGAAGGAAGTTATCTCCTCGCAGTTACAGGAACAGATGCACAAGAAAATTACGCAGAAAAACTATGGAAGTCAATTGCTTCGGAACCACCTTTTTGAGTCATGACATTACATGGAGCCATTTTATTATTTTTCCCTTATTCTAAACAGTTTTCAAAATTGCTCAATGAATCTGAGCAAAAAAATGTAAAAATCATGGAATGTTGTTGTTCAAACATTTTTTTCAGGCAAACAACAAAACTAAACAAACTATGAAATTACAGCTAACTTAAAGATAAAAAATTATGTCCCTTGACCTTTGGGAAACGTATCAAATGCCAAAGAATAAAATTCACCCAAAACAAGGATTAAAACTAGTCTAGAAAATGGTAGCCCAGGGTTATCTCATGTCTACGGCTTGAGTTATCCATTTCGGTCATATTTTATTTCTCTCACATTTCTGTTAGCAAATGGTTTTTTAGGGCAATGCTTAGGTGATGGATCTGATTTTGTTCTGCTTGTTCTCTGTTGATTACGGTTCTATGAGGTTGTGTTAAAGCATTTTTTGTTAGGATCTCTTCTGGATTTAGTCCCCATGCACGTATGATCTCTTTTAGAGCGTCTATTTTGCTTACTCGTGTTTTTGGTCTTATTGACAAGCCTGATGTAGCGTAGACTCCCCTTAGAAATTCGATGCCTTTCATTTTGATGTCGTGATAAGTGCTTATGGTGTGCCCCAGCATATATTCGATGTAGTCTCTGTCAACGCCTAAAGCAGCTATTTGTGTTCTGAAATATTTGCGTAAACTGTGAGCTCGAATGTCGTATCGGCGTCCTAGGGGATTTTTAGTAATCATGTTTGCTTTCACATACATTTTATGAACAAGCTGATGCACTTCTGCTGTAGATATGGGTAGCACTAGTCTGGATTGTTGATTTCGGATAAGTGGAAACCCCCTTGATCCACATGTCAAAACAGAAGCTTTCCACGCCAGAGATGTTTGAATCTACAGTTAGCGTGAAAGTTACCGGAATCGCAGACCCTGCTTCAATCCACTCGTTATTGTAGTTCCAAGTTAGAATGATGGAGTTCTGGGCTTCTACAGGTTCCCAGCCTTCAGTCCAAAGTATGAGCTTCTGGGCATCGTTGCCGGTGTTTTTTATCCAGGCGGTTGCAGACTTGTTCTCTCCAGGGTTTAATGTGCTCCAACTAACCTCCTGCAAGATCTGCTCCAAAAGTTCGTCAGCGTATACTTCAACGCCGACTGCCCTGATGGTTCCCACATTACGGATTTTGACAATATTTGATACTGCGGCATAAGAAACCGCACCAAAGAGTAGCCCACAGACAAAAACAGCAGCTAGCAGAATCTTCCACTTCAAAGATTATTCCTCCAGTTCCGAGGCAACCTTTTTGGCGTCAGCTACAATCTTTTGAAACTGCTCTTCAGAGATCTCGTTGTCCTCGGCAGCAGCAACAATATCATCAAAAAGCTTAGCAAAGAGCCTACCGCGCTCTAGCCATTTCCGGTATTCTACCCCAAAAATACTGAGACAACAGAAAGAATAGTCGTTATTAAAGCAACGATTAAACTGGTTTCCATACTTTAAAACGATAAATACGCCCGATTTAAGCTATTTTGGCGAAAAAAACGATGAAAAAAGAACCATGTTAAAAAAACATCGTTAAAAGAACGTTGATGAAGTAAAATCGTAATTAGACACAATATTTGCGATCTTACTTGGCTAACCTCTTCCTGTAAACAACCGCCACAACTACCATTGCAACTAAAGAGATGAGTAAGGGCGTCCAGGAGGGAAACTCTGGAATATAGTCTGCTGGAGTATATTTTTCTACTGTTGCTGTTGATCCCTGTAAATAGCCGGGGCAACCCCCTATTGCGTAAAGTTGATCGTCCACAACGGTCGCATCTAAACCAAATGATGGTGTGATCATATCAGCTCCTGAACTCCATGTGTCCTTTTCTGGATCGTATACTTGATTTTTGTTTGTGGGCCAATAAAAGCCAGTGAATCCACCTATGACATAGATTCCTTTGGGTGCTCCAAGTCCCGTTGTTGCGCCTGCAGCAGCCTGTTGTATGGGATAAGGAATTGGAGCGCCTTGACTCCACGTATCTGTTTTTGGGTCGTAAATTTGAGTTGGATTTACTAGACTATCGCTATAGGCACGTGAAGTTCCCGAGATTACATAGATTTTGTCGTCAACAACTGCTGTGGCATAATCTAATGTCGCAGTGGGGATTGGCGTTTTTGTAGTCCAAGAATCATCGATAGGATCATAAACAAGGGTTTCGTCGCTTGTTGTTTTGACAGTACTATTTGCTAGTTGA
This window harbors:
- a CDS encoding iron ABC transporter permease; this encodes MVDKNRIAISNSPVSDAETEKKKYKKLLAKRVGFLVVCIILLFIVAGVSLALGSASISFTEAYSAVFSRLFPDWLTVSTLADTVVWHLRLPRILVTILAGAIFAMSGSTTQAILRNPLATPYTLGVSAGAGLGASIGIILGHGILGKHLMIVGNAFIFSLIPAAVILLMVKRRGAEPATIILSGVAIMYIFSAGNTLLQYFGEASAVTEAVFWLVGDLSRAAWWQLPYLLVVFLACFAINIKLSWDLNLMKMGDDSAKSLGVEVNRVRKIILITACVSTATVVSFTGAIGFVGLLAPHICRAIIGADERFLIVASSLFGANLLLVADLIARRIIAPVMLPVGALTAFLGGPLLLYLLLKRKMNF
- a CDS encoding class I SAM-dependent methyltransferase, which encodes MAVINWDELWKTKLLSTYRIKLCQTSYWDKCAVSFNQKTIQMQDLTKSQLDRINLRPEYTVIDIGAGTGRLTIPLAKQVKQVTAVEPSTSMLSLLKSNAEKANIQNIVPLNISCEQITVNENLFPHDVVVASFSLFMSNLSKTLQKLDSLATKNVYLFSSASRWISEELQKIISGEPLPFTCGDYIYIYNILHELGILANVEVWNFESKQYFTDLNAAVARFMETYRIATNHEEDLKSYLRKILTIENGNLLLKQQKKAAVIWWTKTE
- a CDS encoding ABC transporter substrate-binding protein, whose protein sequence is MDKRVTVTILLSLLIFSSILVIAYSLNWFNGGTETSENENPQNQQPATSSDMKLTLEVFGNANMDDIIDSNDVVYLQDIIAGNADVTQFADANGDGVIDQTDIDQVNAIISGQATYINLLDGNGELLTVFLPVKRIIVEYLSSVELVRILDLQDSVVGIDYAVDQLKSFYFPDNNDIVSIGQMYTPDYEAVLDLDPDVVLTFSASTAEKAEKLPGVDVVYLGLYYPNVIAPEDSSFVQGILKAGYIFDRVTESREYVTWILNLTDTLSSVTGNLAESEKPSVFITNYPYTESATVKSYATHDTLGQVCILAGGANIGHSISGYFNSSSVSVDAEWIIEQNPEYIFLHTVRYTYSGIMRADPAHGYNVDDPTSILTCLTEYLSQPAFANLDAVKNDNVYILAGDFRNNAMGGTLGAVYLAKILHPETFSDLDPEAIHQEYVTKFMGLDYSLDEHGVFLYPAININGNLMGIPNNVGE
- a CDS encoding ABC transporter ATP-binding protein, producing MKLTVNDVSFKYNSALSLDQVSLELHESETLGIIGPNGSGKTTLLKCINKILTPKGGNILLDGENVHKMSRMEIAKHIGYVPQSSSSAQALTVFEVVLMGRRPHIGWQSSDKDIQKTWEVLGLLKIEQLAMRSFNELSGGEQQRVILARSLAQEAKVLLLDEPTSNLDIRHQLEVMELSRELVAKQKLAVVVAIHDLNLASRYCEKIVMMKTGKIFAAGSSTSVLTAENIQSVYGVEVAINYYNKIPNIIPIKALTTIN